One region of Ornithorhynchus anatinus isolate Pmale09 chromosome X5, mOrnAna1.pri.v4, whole genome shotgun sequence genomic DNA includes:
- the WRAP53 gene encoding telomerase Cajal body protein 1 encodes MEETPGEETLAPEDTPGEEETPGLEGTLQPTGMSPKLETREVMEEDAKELLLEDRGPYSWCYDFTQWPQLLTGSWSEFSSRPENFLKGCKWAPDGSCLLTNSADNTLRIYNLPHELYSQEEEPVYAQMDPVLRMAEGDTVYDYCWFPLMSSAQPDTCFVASSSRENPIHIWDAFTGHLRASFRPYNHLDELTAAHSLCFSPDGSQLFCGFNRTVRVFATERPGRTCETRPTFAKKQGQSGIISCLAFSPTQGLYACGSYGRSLALYSRDQGTLLALLAGHRGGLTHLCFHPDGHRLFSGARKDGELLCWDVRQPSRALLALGREVTTNQRIYFDLDVTGQFLVSGSTAGAVHVWDTGQLPPGAADEGGDPPPLLTFSPQRDCTNGVSLHPSLPLLATASGQRVFPEPEDSEEEGEERRPLLSLRHARTDCRLQLWWAGGGPDTGLPAS; translated from the exons ATGGAGGAGACCCCTGGAGAGGAGACCCTGGCACCCGAGGACACCCCTGGAGAGGAGGAGACCCCAGGACTTGAGGGGACTCTGCAGCCCACCGGGATGTCCCCGAAGCTCGAAACCAGGGAGGTGATGGAGGAAGATGCCAAGGAGCTGCTCCTCGAGGACCGGGGGCCgta CTCCTGGTGCTACGACTTCACGCAGTGGCCCCAGCTCCTCACCGGCTCCTGGTCCGAATTCAGCTCCAGGCCCGAGAACTTCCTAAAGGGCTGTAAGTG GGCCCCAGACGGCTCGTGCCTCCTCACAAACAGTGCCGACAACACCCTGCGCATCTACAACTTGCCCCACGAGCTGTACagccaggaggaggagcccgtctACGCCCAGATG gatccCGTGCTGCGCATGGCGGAGGGCGACACCGTCTATGACTACTGCTGGTTCCCCCTCATGAGCTCGGCCCAGCCCGACACCTGCTT CGTGGCCAGCAGCAGCCGGGAGAATCCCATCCACATCTGGGACGCCTTCACGGGTCACCTACGGGCCTCGTTCCGCCCCTACAACCACCTG GACGAGCTGACGGCTGCgcattccctctgcttctccccggaCGGTTCCCAGCTCTTCTGCGGCTTCAACAGGACCGTGCGGGTCTTCGCCACCGAGCGGCCCGGGCGGACGTGTGAGACCCGCCCCACCTTCG CGAAGAAGCAGGGGCAGAGCGGCATCATCTCGTGCCTGGCGTTCAGCCCCACTCAGGGCCTGTACGCCTGCGGCTCCTACGGGCGCTCCCTGGCGCTGTACTCCCGCGACCAGGGCACCCTGCTGGCCCTGCTGGCCGGGCACCGGGGAGGCCTCACCCACCTCTGCTTCCACCCCGACGGCCACCGCCTCTTCTCGGGCGCCCGCAAG GATGGCGAGCTTCTGTGCTGGGACGTGCGGCAGCCGAGCCGGGCGCTGCTGGCCCTCGGGCGGGAGGTCACCACCAACCAGCGCATCTACTTTGACCTGGACGT cacgGGCCAGTTCCTGGTCAGCGGCAGCACCGCGGGAGCCGTGCACGTGTGGGACACCGGGCAGCTGCCCCCTGGGGCCGCGGACGAAGGGGGAGACCCGCCCCCGCTGCTGACCTTCTCGCCCCAGCGGGACTGTACCAACGGAGTCAG tctccaccccagcctccctctgctggCCACGGCCTCCGGCCAGCGCGTCTTTCCCGAGCCGGAGGACAGCGAGGAGGAAGGCGAGGAGCGGCGCCCCCTCCTATCCCTCCGCCACGCCCGCACCGACTGCCGCCTTCAGCTGtggtgggccgggggcggcccggacACCGGACTCCCCGCCTCCTGA